The window AGTGGCGGACCGCTACGAGTCCGCCACCGGGCTGTCGGCGAGCGGCTTCCTCACTCGGTGGCTGCTGATCACGGCCCTGCTGTTCGGCGCTTCGGCGCTGCTGCTGGTGCTGCGGCTGCGCAGGGCGACGAAGGACCGGCAGCCTGCCGTCCACTGATCGGTGGTGGACCAGCCGAGCGGGCGGGCGTGCCGCAGCAACGCCGGGGAGCCGAGCCGAGCCCAGGGGAACGCGGCGCCGGTGGCCCCCTGGGCGTCGGTGCCGCGCACGATACGGACGTCGGCGCGCTCGTCCACGTCCACCGGGACCGTCTCGGCGATCAACAGGCCGCCTGGGCGCAGCAGTTCACTCAGTCGCCGGAGCAGAGCATGCGGGTCGCCGCCGATGCCGAGGTTGCCGTCGAGGAGCAGGGCGGTGTCCCAGCGGCCCTCGCCCGGCAGTGGTTCGAACACCGAGCGCCTCAGGGCCCGGCCTCCGAGCCGTGCGGTGTGGACGACCGCGGCTTGACTGACGTCGATGCCGAGGACGGGCCGCCCCAGGGCGGCGAGTTCCGTGACCAGCCTTCCTGGCCCGCACCCGACGTCGAGTACGGCTCCCTCGCACCGGTCCAGGACCTGTCGGTCCACGGCGTCGGCGCGGGCGCACCACCGCTCGACGTCCAGGGGCAGCATCCAGCCGTCGCTGCGGCGCAGGAAGAGCGGTCCCCGGCCGGCCCGGAGGGCGTCGGCGTAGGGGTCGGCCGACCAGCTGTGCTCGGAGGTGTCCCGCGCCATCACCTCATGCGCTGTGCTCATCGGTGGCCGGCCGTCCGCAGCCGGGCCAGTTCCGCGGCGAAGCAGCCGTGCGGCGCCAGGGCGGCGACCGCTTCGGTGTCGGCGGACGTGTCCACGTCCCGCAGGCGCGGCAGGTCGCGCACCCGCAGGCCGGCGGCGACGAGCCGGGCGCGCTGTACGGCGCCGGTGACGGGCGTCGACATTGGGACCCCGCGCAGCAGCTCCGGGTCCGGCTCCACCAGCCCGAGAGCCCAGAAGCCGCCGTCCTCCGCCGGGCCGAAGCAGGCGTCGTACCCGTCGAAGTCCACAGTGAGCAGGCCGGGGGTGACCTGTGGTGTGTCCATCCCGATCAGCAGGGCCGGTCCGCCGCAGCCGGCGAAGGCCGCGGCCAGCCGCTCGTCGAGGCCGCCCGCACACTGCGGTACGACGTCGAAGCCGGGCGGCAGCCAGGGCCCGGGCCTTCCGTCGAGGACCAGGACCCGGCGTCGGGCGGGTGCCGCGGCCACCGCGCGCAGGGTGTCGGTGAGGGCCGCCTCGGCGAGCGCCGCCGCCTCCTCGGGTGTGAACGGCGGTGTGAGCCGGGTCTTCACCCGTCCCGGCCGCGGTTCCTTGGCGATGACGAGCAGGGTGGTCACCGGCGGGATCCTCCTTGTGTCTGTGCTGTGGCCGCCGCGGTTACGGCGGGTCGCTTGGCCAGGACGCGGCTCATGTCCCGTACCGCCTGCCAGGTGCCGCGCCAGGTCCCGGTCACCTTCGAGGTACCGGACCGTGGCAGGTACGGAACGTCGTGCTCGGTGACGTGCCAGCCCGCGTCGGAGGCCCGCACGACCATCTCCAGCGGGTAGCCGCTGCGCCGGTCGGTGAGGTCCAGGGCGAGGAGCGCCTCGCGGTGGGCGGCACGCAGCGGGCCGAGGTCGCGCAGGCGCAGACCGGTGCGGCGGCGCAGCATCAGCGCGAGTGCGAGATTGCCCGCCCGGGCGTGCACGGGCCAGGCGCCCCGGCCCTGTGGACGGCGCCTGCCGAGCACCAGGTCGGCCTCGCCGCCGCGGACTTCGCCCACGAACGGGACGAGCAGGGCCGGGTCCAGTGAGGCGTCGCAGTCGCAGAAGCACACGATGCCGGCGGTGGCCGCGGTCAGTCCCGTATGGCAGGCGGCGCCGAAGCCGCGGCGCGGTTCGTGGACGACGGTGGCGCCGAGTTCCCGGGCGATGTCCGCCGAGCCGTCGGTGGAGCCGTTGTCCACGACGAGGGCACGCCAGCCGGGCGGAATGCGGGCGAGTACCCAGGGCAGTGCCTCGGCTTCGTTCAGACAGGGGAGGACGACATCGACGTCCTCGGGTGTGGAAGAGGTCATCACGGCTCTCACCCTACGAACGCGAAACGCACATATCGGGCTTCGGCTCCTTACGAAACACGGACGTCAGGGCCTGTTCGTGCCGGGTGGGCGCCGCCGTAGCAGGGCGTGGTGCGAGGCTGGCCGCATGGAACAGCAAGCGAGTGGGCCGGCACCGGCTCGCATCCTGGTGGTCGACGACGACCCCACGGTCGCCGAGGTCGTCGCCGGATACCTCGACCGGGCCGGGTACGCCGTGGACCGCGCCGGAGACGGACCGGCCGCGCTGGCCAGTGCCGCCGCGCACTGGCCCGAGCTGGTGGTGCTCGATCTGATGCTGCCCGGCATGGACGGCCTGGAGGTGTGCCGCCGGCTGCGGGCGCGCGGCCCCGTGCCGGTCATCATGCTCACCGCCCGCGGCGACGAGGACGACCGCATCCTCGGTCTGGAGGTCGGCGCGGACGACTACGTGACCAAACCGTTCAGCCCCCGCGAACTGGTCCTGCGCGTCGAGTCGGTCCTGCGCCGCACGCAGCCCCGTCCGGGCGCGCGTTCCCACAGCACGGCCGGACTCACCGTCGATCCGGCCGCGCGCCGCGCCACCAAGAACGGCGGCGAACTCGCCCTCACCCTGCGCGAGTTCGACCTGCTCGCGTTCTTCCTGCGGCATCCGGGCCGGGCGTACAGCCGCGAGGACCTGATGCGGGAGGTGTGGGGCTGGGACTTCGGCGACCTCTCGACCGTCACGGTCCACGTCCGACGGCTGCGCAACAAGGTCGAGGACGATCCGGCCAGGCCCCACCTGGTCCAGACGGTGTGGGGCGTCGGCTACCGATTCGA of the Streptomyces aurantiacus genome contains:
- a CDS encoding class I SAM-dependent methyltransferase, which gives rise to MSTAHEVMARDTSEHSWSADPYADALRAGRGPLFLRRSDGWMLPLDVERWCARADAVDRQVLDRCEGAVLDVGCGPGRLVTELAALGRPVLGIDVSQAAVVHTARLGGRALRRSVFEPLPGEGRWDTALLLDGNLGIGGDPHALLRRLSELLRPGGLLIAETVPVDVDERADVRIVRGTDAQGATGAAFPWARLGSPALLRHARPLGWSTTDQWTAGCRSFVALRSRSTSSSAEAPNSRAVISSHRVRKPLADSPVADS
- a CDS encoding TIGR04282 family arsenosugar biosynthesis glycosyltransferase codes for the protein MTTLLVIAKEPRPGRVKTRLTPPFTPEEAAALAEAALTDTLRAVAAAPARRRVLVLDGRPGPWLPPGFDVVPQCAGGLDERLAAAFAGCGGPALLIGMDTPQVTPGLLTVDFDGYDACFGPAEDGGFWALGLVEPDPELLRGVPMSTPVTGAVQRARLVAAGLRVRDLPRLRDVDTSADTEAVAALAPHGCFAAELARLRTAGHR
- a CDS encoding glycosyltransferase family 2 protein; its protein translation is MTSSTPEDVDVVLPCLNEAEALPWVLARIPPGWRALVVDNGSTDGSADIARELGATVVHEPRRGFGAACHTGLTAATAGIVCFCDCDASLDPALLVPFVGEVRGGEADLVLGRRRPQGRGAWPVHARAGNLALALMLRRRTGLRLRDLGPLRAAHREALLALDLTDRRSGYPLEMVVRASDAGWHVTEHDVPYLPRSGTSKVTGTWRGTWQAVRDMSRVLAKRPAVTAAATAQTQGGSRR
- a CDS encoding response regulator transcription factor codes for the protein MEQQASGPAPARILVVDDDPTVAEVVAGYLDRAGYAVDRAGDGPAALASAAAHWPELVVLDLMLPGMDGLEVCRRLRARGPVPVIMLTARGDEDDRILGLEVGADDYVTKPFSPRELVLRVESVLRRTQPRPGARSHSTAGLTVDPAARRATKNGGELALTLREFDLLAFFLRHPGRAYSREDLMREVWGWDFGDLSTVTVHVRRLRNKVEDDPARPHLVQTVWGVGYRFDPARTDPDCKGV